A region of Helicobacter sp. 12S02232-10 DNA encodes the following proteins:
- the hemA gene encoding glutamyl-tRNA reductase, with protein sequence MEYTAGYLAISFSHKNTEIAMREKLAFDSGEDLKIFLQTMKSQNPDIQEVLLLSTCNRVEIYIYASNLENNKDFVLALFAKIKGVDLKYLQEVADVYVDQGAVHHVFCVASSLDSIVVGETQIAGQLKSAYKFCFDHGFCGKNLTRLIHFAFRCAAQVRNSTQISQNAVSVASVAVKEANAMLEQSEIKDKIAIVVGVGEIGTLASKHLLACGYRILLLNRNKQRALGLAHELNNEYGKMVEVGNFSELPTLINQYPLLFSATSSSYPIILNSMIELTNFKRFWFDLAVPRDIEKPNVNEIFLFTVDDLEQVVYENIANRKRNTTKAYEVIGIYTLEFFKWLQSLGVEPLIKKLRDLAKDASLKELDRAVKKGFLPKEYQENVAKILHSAFNAFLHQPTINIKKFSDTQEADPIIEAIKSVFNIDDEVILINRYKCEYDTILN encoded by the coding sequence ATGGAATATACAGCGGGATATTTGGCGATCAGCTTTTCGCATAAAAATACCGAAATTGCGATGAGGGAGAAACTTGCCTTTGATTCAGGCGAAGATTTGAAGATTTTTTTGCAAACGATGAAGAGCCAAAATCCTGATATCCAAGAAGTGCTTTTGCTTTCAACTTGCAATCGGGTAGAAATCTATATTTATGCTTCAAATTTAGAAAATAATAAGGATTTTGTTTTGGCATTGTTTGCCAAGATTAAGGGTGTGGATTTAAAATATTTACAAGAAGTAGCAGATGTTTATGTTGATCAAGGGGCAGTTCATCACGTATTTTGTGTGGCAAGTAGCCTTGATAGCATTGTGGTTGGAGAAACACAGATTGCAGGACAACTCAAAAGTGCTTATAAGTTTTGTTTTGATCATGGATTTTGCGGTAAAAATTTAACCCGACTGATTCATTTTGCATTTCGATGTGCAGCTCAAGTAAGGAATTCTACGCAAATTTCACAAAACGCGGTTTCTGTTGCATCGGTAGCTGTTAAAGAGGCTAATGCAATGCTTGAACAAAGTGAGATAAAAGACAAGATTGCCATTGTTGTGGGGGTAGGTGAGATAGGCACTTTAGCAAGCAAACATTTGCTTGCCTGTGGTTATCGCATTTTATTGCTTAATCGCAATAAACAAAGAGCACTTGGGCTTGCACACGAGCTTAATAATGAATATGGCAAAATGGTGGAGGTAGGGAATTTTTCAGAGCTTCCCACTCTTATCAATCAATACCCCCTTTTATTTTCGGCTACTTCTTCATCTTATCCGATTATTTTAAATTCAATGATTGAACTTACCAATTTCAAGCGTTTTTGGTTTGATTTGGCAGTTCCTAGAGATATTGAAAAACCCAATGTCAATGAAATTTTTTTATTCACTGTTGATGATTTGGAACAAGTTGTTTATGAAAATATTGCCAACAGGAAAAGAAACACGACTAAAGCTTATGAGGTCATAGGGATTTATACGTTGGAATTTTTCAAATGGCTGCAAAGTTTGGGCGTGGAGCCTTTGATTAAAAAATTGCGAGATTTAGCCAAAGACGCTTCTTTAAAAGAATTGGATAGGGCGGTAAAAAAAGGTTTTCTTCCTAAGGAATATCAAGAGAATGTTGCAAAGATTCTTCACAGTGCCTTTAACGCATTTTTGCACCAGCCTACGATTAATATTAAAAAATTTTCAGATACACAAGAGGCTGATCCTATCATTGAAGCTATCAAGAGCGTTTTTAACATTGATGATGAAGTGATACTTATCAATCGTTATAAATGCGAATATGACACAATTTTGAACTAA
- the proS gene encoding proline--tRNA ligase: MLFSKIFIPTAKETPKDAVLKSHQFLIRAGFIHQIGSGIYNFLPLGKKVLDKISQIIKREMNRSGAQEIMMGFVIPADIWKESGRYEKYGKELLRFKDRKENEFVLGPTHEESVTEIVKSYVTSYKQLPLNLYQIHTKFRDELRPRFGLMRAREFIMKDAYSFHASKQDLEREFELMEKTYRNIFQALGLDFRVVDADSGAIGGSGSKEFMVLAECGEDTIVVCQNCDYAANIEAAKRSKRLEPENAPKASFAKFYTPNVSTIEKLADFFKVDKFFTLKAVVRKAIFDSSANKNPELVYFFLRGDDNLEITKALNAINKLGADALELVDATADEIESLGLKPGFIGPYALKNITNARYIVFDADLREERDLICGANEKDYHFVGVDLSSFEGLIYDDIVEVKAGDQCLCCGGRLDYKKGIEVGHIFKLGQKYSKALGAVFLDRDGKSIPFEMGCYGIGVSRLLPAILEQKSDSKGCIWTRASAPFDLSIIISNIKDEKQNLFAHKIYEELLGACVDVLLDERDLRFGAKMVDFELIGSRYALIVGKTLEQGKIEIINRKNLQKQDLDCDGLLEQILKILEKD, encoded by the coding sequence ATGCTATTTTCCAAGATTTTTATTCCAACGGCTAAGGAAACACCAAAAGACGCCGTACTTAAAAGCCATCAATTTTTAATTCGCGCCGGTTTTATCCATCAGATCGGGAGTGGGATTTATAATTTTTTGCCGCTTGGAAAAAAGGTATTGGATAAAATTTCTCAAATTATAAAAAGAGAGATGAATCGTTCTGGTGCCCAAGAAATTATGATGGGATTTGTGATTCCTGCTGATATTTGGAAAGAGAGTGGGAGATATGAGAAATACGGCAAAGAACTCTTGAGATTTAAAGATAGAAAAGAAAACGAATTTGTTTTAGGTCCTACGCACGAAGAAAGCGTTACAGAAATTGTAAAATCTTATGTGACAAGTTATAAGCAACTTCCGCTTAATCTCTATCAGATTCATACGAAGTTTCGAGATGAGCTTAGACCTAGATTTGGACTGATGCGAGCACGAGAATTTATTATGAAAGATGCTTATAGTTTTCACGCAAGTAAGCAGGATTTGGAGAGAGAATTTGAGCTGATGGAGAAAACCTATCGGAATATTTTTCAGGCTTTGGGACTTGATTTTAGGGTTGTAGATGCTGATAGTGGGGCTATCGGAGGAAGTGGCAGTAAGGAATTTATGGTATTGGCAGAATGTGGCGAAGATACGATTGTTGTTTGTCAAAATTGCGATTATGCAGCTAATATTGAAGCGGCCAAACGATCGAAGCGTCTTGAGCCTGAAAATGCACCTAAGGCTTCCTTTGCAAAATTTTACACCCCCAATGTTTCGACGATTGAAAAGCTTGCAGATTTTTTTAAAGTCGATAAGTTTTTTACTCTGAAGGCAGTGGTTAGAAAGGCTATTTTTGATTCTTCTGCAAATAAAAATCCAGAATTGGTTTATTTTTTCCTAAGAGGAGATGATAATCTTGAGATTACCAAAGCCTTGAACGCTATTAACAAATTAGGCGCAGATGCTTTGGAGCTTGTAGATGCCACTGCCGATGAAATAGAGAGTTTGGGGCTTAAGCCTGGATTTATTGGTCCTTATGCTTTAAAGAATATTACAAATGCACGTTATATTGTTTTTGATGCAGATTTGAGAGAAGAACGTGATTTGATTTGTGGTGCTAATGAGAAAGATTACCATTTTGTTGGTGTGGATTTGAGTTCATTTGAGGGTTTGATTTATGACGATATTGTCGAGGTCAAAGCAGGGGATCAATGTCTTTGTTGTGGAGGAAGGCTTGATTATAAAAAAGGCATTGAAGTCGGGCATATTTTTAAGCTCGGGCAAAAGTATTCAAAGGCTTTAGGGGCTGTTTTTCTTGATCGGGATGGGAAAAGTATTCCTTTTGAAATGGGGTGCTATGGTATTGGGGTAAGTCGTTTGCTACCAGCTATTTTGGAGCAAAAAAGCGACTCTAAAGGGTGCATTTGGACAAGAGCGAGCGCGCCTTTTGATTTGAGTATTATCATTTCCAATATAAAAGATGAGAAACAAAATCTTTTTGCTCATAAAATTTATGAAGAACTGCTTGGAGCTTGCGTGGATGTTTTGCTTGATGAGAGGGATTTAAGATTTGGCGCTAAAATGGTCGATTTTGAGCTTATTGGTTCAAGATATGCGTTGATTGTGGGTAAAACTCTTGAACAAGGAAAAATTGAAATTATCAATAGAAAAAATTTACAAAAACAAGATTTGGATTGTGATGGTTTGCTCGAGCAAATTCTTAAAATTTTAGAGAAAGATTAA
- a CDS encoding FxsA family protein — MPFLYIGGFLYLVLELFSIVIFVQEFGAWIYFLEIIVSGIFGFFILFRGRLSIAKGLSGLFEGRIVSMEFLSSSFFGMLGAFFLILPGILSDFFGIILQCVGFLISNAYFFKKHPKNNNDDEIIDVEIIPDDENLKQEK; from the coding sequence ATGCCCTTTTTGTACATTGGAGGTTTTTTATATTTGGTGCTTGAGCTTTTTTCGATTGTGATTTTTGTTCAAGAATTTGGTGCTTGGATATATTTTTTAGAAATTATTGTCAGTGGAATTTTTGGATTTTTTATTTTATTTCGGGGGCGTTTGAGTATAGCAAAGGGCTTATCTGGACTTTTTGAGGGCAGGATTGTGTCGATGGAGTTTTTAAGCAGTAGTTTTTTTGGAATGCTTGGAGCATTTTTTTTAATACTTCCGGGTATTTTGAGTGATTTTTTCGGAATTATTTTACAATGCGTGGGATTTTTAATTTCTAACGCTTATTTTTTTAAAAAGCATCCAAAAAATAATAATGATGATGAGATCATTGATGTAGAAATAATTCCTGATGATGAAAACTTAAAGCAGGAGAAGTGA